Proteins encoded by one window of Channa argus isolate prfri chromosome 1, Channa argus male v1.0, whole genome shotgun sequence:
- the LOC137099633 gene encoding NLR family CARD domain-containing protein 3-like isoform X2, with translation MKCSLLILFQLLEDNIVTFVKNQLKEIQRVLRPDYPECSESQREDEEDEEQRRSSRESFVKITVNFLRRMKQEELADCLQSRFPAAVCGRKLKSNLKKKFQCVFEGIAKAGNPTLLNQIYTELYITEGGTGEVNDEHEVRQIETGSRKPDRPETTIRQEDIFKASPGRDEPTRTLMTKGVAGTGKTVLTQKFTLDWAEDKANQDIQFTFPLTFRELNVLKEKKFSLVELVNHFFPETKEAGISRFEEFQVVFIFDGLDECRLPLDFHNNEILTDVTESTSVDVLLTNLIRGNLLPSARLWITTRPAAANQIPPECVDMVTEVRGFTDPQKEEYFRKRFRDEEQASRIISHIKTSRSLHIMCHIPVFCWITATVLEDVLETREGGELPKTLTEMYIHFLVVQSKLKNIKYDGGAETDPHWSPESRKMIESLGKLAFEQLQKGNLIFYESDLTECGIDIRAASVYSGVFTQIFKEERGLYQDKVFCFVHLSVQEFLAAFYVHCIFSFGIDLLSKPQSVYTPTAFYQSAVDNALQSPNGHLDLFLRFLLGLSLQTNQTLLRGLLTQTGSRSKNNQETVQYIKKKISENLSAEKSINLFHSLNELNDGSLVEEIQQSLRSGRLSTDKLSPAQWSALVFILLSSEKDLDVFDLKKYSPSEEALLRLLPVVKASNKALLSDCNLSERSCEALSSVLSSQSSSLRDLDVSNNDLQDSGVKLLSAGLKQHHCRLETLSLSGCLITEEGCASLASALSSNPSHLRELDLSYNHPGDSGVKLLSAGLEDPHWRLDTLRVDHCGPQRLKPGLRKYACELELDPNTVNRNLQLSDNNRKVTHVWEDQSYPDHPDRFDFWPQLLCRNVLTGRCYWEVEWRERVDISVSYRRIRRKGNREDCVFGWNNQSWSLFCSDKGFSVSHNKRKTSISSSSVSHRVAVYVDCPAGSLSFYSVSSDKLIHLHTFNTTFTESLYPGFWIWPGSSLSLCSV, from the exons atgaaatgttcacttctcattctgttccagctgctggaggacaacattgtcacttttgtgaagaaccaGCTGAAGGAGATCCAGAGGGTCCTGAGACCAGATTACCCAGAATgctcagagagtcagagggaggatgaggaggatgaagaacagaggaggagcagcagagagtcatttgtgaagatcacagtgaacttcctgaggagaatgaagcaggaggagctggctgactgtctgcagagca gatttcctgctgcagtgtgtggaCGTAAACTCAAGTCtaacctgaagaagaagttccagtgtgtgtttgaggggatcgctaaagcaggaaacccaacccttctgaatcagatctacacagagctctacatcacagagggagggactggagaggtcaatgatgaacatgaggtcagacagattgaaacaggatccaggaaaccagacagaccagaaacaaccatcagacaagaagacatctttaaagcctcacctggaagagatgaaccAACCAGAACATTGATGACTAAGGGAGTGGCCGGCactgggaaaacagtcttaacacagaagttcactctggactgggctgaagacaaagccaaccaggacatacagttcacatttccattgactttcagagagctgaatgtgctgaaagagaaaaagttcagcttggtggaacttgttaatcacttctttcctgaaaccaaagaagcaggaatcagcaggtttgaagagttccaggttgtgttcatctttgatggtctggatgagtgtcgacttcctctggacttccacaacaatgagatcctgactgatgttacagagtccacctcagtggatgtgctgctgacaaacctcatcagggggaacctgcttccctctgctcgcctctggataaccacacgacctgcagcagccaatcagatccctcctgagtgtgttgacatggtgacagaggtcagagggttcactgacccacagaaggaggagtacttcaggaagagattcagagatgaggagcaggccagcagaatcatctcccacatcaagacatcacgaagcctccacatcatgtgccacatcccagtcttctgctggatcactgctacagttctggaagATGTGTTggaaaccagagagggaggagagctgcccaagaccctgactgagatgtacatccacttcctggtggttcagtccaaactgaagaacatcaagtatgatggaggagctgagacagatccacactggagtccagagagcaggaagatgattgagtctctgggaaaactggcttttgagcagctgcagaaaggaaacctgatcttctatgaatcagacctgacagagtgtggcatcgatatcagagcagcctcagtgtactcaggagtgttcacacagatctttaaagaggagagaggactgtaccaggacaaggtgttctgcttcgtccatctgagtgttcaggagtttctggctgcattTTATGTacattgtattttcagttttggaATTGATCTGCTGTCTAAACCACAATCAGTTTATACACCCACAGCTTTCTACCAGAGTGCTGTGGACAATGCCTTacagagtccaaatggacacctggaTTTATTCCTCCGCTTCCTCCTTGGTCTTTCACTGCAGACCAATCAGACTCTCCTACGAGGCCTGCTGACCCAGACAGGAAGTAGATCAAAGAAcaatcaggaaacagtccagtacatcaagaagaagatcagtgagaatctgtctgcagagaaaagcatcaacctgttccactctctgaatgaactgaatgatggttCTCTAGTGGAGGAGATCCAACAGTCCCTGAGATCAGGACgtctctccacagataaactgtctcctgctcagtggtcagctctggtcttcattttactgtcatcagaaaaagatttggacgtgtttgacctgaagaaatactctccttcagaggaggctcttctgaggctgctgccagtggtcaaagcctccaacaaagctct actgagtgactgtaacctctcagagagaagctgtgaagctctgtcctcagttctcagctcccagtcctctagtctgagagaccTGGATgtgagtaacaatgacctgcaggattcaggagtgaagctgttgtctgctggactgaagcaacatcactgcagactggaaactctcag tctgtcaggttgtctgatcacagaggaaggctgtgcttctctggcctcagctctgagctccaacccctcccatctgagagaactggatctgagctacaatcatccaggagactcaggagtgaagctgctgtctgctggactggaggatcctcactggagactggacactctcag gGTGGACCACTGTGGACCACAGAGACTGAAACCTGGTCTgaggaagt atgccTGTGAACTGGAACTGGACCCAAACACGGTAAACAGAAAcctacaactgtctgacaacaacaggaaggtgacacatGTGTGGGAGGATCagtcatatcctgatcatccagacagatttgacttctggcctcagctgctgtgtagaaatgttctgactggtcgctgttactgggaggtcgagtggagagaaagagttgatatatcagtgagttacagaagAATCAGAAGGAAAGGAAACCGTGAagactgtgtgtttggatggaACAATCAGTCCTGGAGTCTGTTCTGCTCTGATAAAGGTTTCTCTGTCAgccacaataaaagaaaaacatccatctcctcatcctctgtctctcacagagtagcagtgtatgtggactgtcctgctggctctctgtccttctacagtgtctcctctgacaaactgatccacctccacaccttcaacaccacattcactgaatCTCTGTATCCTGGGTTCTGGATCTGGCCTGGTTCCTCAttgtctctgtgcagtgtgtag
- the LOC137099633 gene encoding NLR family CARD domain-containing protein 3-like isoform X1 → MNQCEDREEGVPPSKTTLCGGHESQTKDQRMKKRRDSAEPSRVSLKSDRSKFEPVNFKDEQPADKRVEQQSSEVHSDQFAQQHQPDLDSIFMLLEDNIVTFVKNQLKEIQRVLRPDYPECSESQREDEEDEEQRRSSRESFVKITVNFLRRMKQEELADCLQSRFPAAVCGRKLKSNLKKKFQCVFEGIAKAGNPTLLNQIYTELYITEGGTGEVNDEHEVRQIETGSRKPDRPETTIRQEDIFKASPGRDEPTRTLMTKGVAGTGKTVLTQKFTLDWAEDKANQDIQFTFPLTFRELNVLKEKKFSLVELVNHFFPETKEAGISRFEEFQVVFIFDGLDECRLPLDFHNNEILTDVTESTSVDVLLTNLIRGNLLPSARLWITTRPAAANQIPPECVDMVTEVRGFTDPQKEEYFRKRFRDEEQASRIISHIKTSRSLHIMCHIPVFCWITATVLEDVLETREGGELPKTLTEMYIHFLVVQSKLKNIKYDGGAETDPHWSPESRKMIESLGKLAFEQLQKGNLIFYESDLTECGIDIRAASVYSGVFTQIFKEERGLYQDKVFCFVHLSVQEFLAAFYVHCIFSFGIDLLSKPQSVYTPTAFYQSAVDNALQSPNGHLDLFLRFLLGLSLQTNQTLLRGLLTQTGSRSKNNQETVQYIKKKISENLSAEKSINLFHSLNELNDGSLVEEIQQSLRSGRLSTDKLSPAQWSALVFILLSSEKDLDVFDLKKYSPSEEALLRLLPVVKASNKALLSDCNLSERSCEALSSVLSSQSSSLRDLDVSNNDLQDSGVKLLSAGLKQHHCRLETLRLSGGNLSERSCEAVSSVLSSQSSSLRELDLSNNDLQDSGVKLLSAGLKQHHCRLETISLSGCLITEEGCASLASALSSNPSHLRELDLSYNHPGDSGVKLLSAGLEDPHWRLDTLRVDHCGPQRLKPGLRKYACELELDPNTVNRNLQLSDNNRKVTHVWEDQSYPDHPDRFDFWPQLLCRNVLTGRCYWEVEWRERVDISVSYRRIRRKGNREDCVFGWNNQSWSLFCSDKGFSVSHNKRKTSISSSSVSHRVAVYVDCPAGSLSFYSVSSDKLIHLHTFNTTFTESLYPGFWIWPGSSLSLCSV, encoded by the exons ctgctggaggacaacattgtcacttttgtgaagaaccaGCTGAAGGAGATCCAGAGGGTCCTGAGACCAGATTACCCAGAATgctcagagagtcagagggaggatgaggaggatgaagaacagaggaggagcagcagagagtcatttgtgaagatcacagtgaacttcctgaggagaatgaagcaggaggagctggctgactgtctgcagagca gatttcctgctgcagtgtgtggaCGTAAACTCAAGTCtaacctgaagaagaagttccagtgtgtgtttgaggggatcgctaaagcaggaaacccaacccttctgaatcagatctacacagagctctacatcacagagggagggactggagaggtcaatgatgaacatgaggtcagacagattgaaacaggatccaggaaaccagacagaccagaaacaaccatcagacaagaagacatctttaaagcctcacctggaagagatgaaccAACCAGAACATTGATGACTAAGGGAGTGGCCGGCactgggaaaacagtcttaacacagaagttcactctggactgggctgaagacaaagccaaccaggacatacagttcacatttccattgactttcagagagctgaatgtgctgaaagagaaaaagttcagcttggtggaacttgttaatcacttctttcctgaaaccaaagaagcaggaatcagcaggtttgaagagttccaggttgtgttcatctttgatggtctggatgagtgtcgacttcctctggacttccacaacaatgagatcctgactgatgttacagagtccacctcagtggatgtgctgctgacaaacctcatcagggggaacctgcttccctctgctcgcctctggataaccacacgacctgcagcagccaatcagatccctcctgagtgtgttgacatggtgacagaggtcagagggttcactgacccacagaaggaggagtacttcaggaagagattcagagatgaggagcaggccagcagaatcatctcccacatcaagacatcacgaagcctccacatcatgtgccacatcccagtcttctgctggatcactgctacagttctggaagATGTGTTggaaaccagagagggaggagagctgcccaagaccctgactgagatgtacatccacttcctggtggttcagtccaaactgaagaacatcaagtatgatggaggagctgagacagatccacactggagtccagagagcaggaagatgattgagtctctgggaaaactggcttttgagcagctgcagaaaggaaacctgatcttctatgaatcagacctgacagagtgtggcatcgatatcagagcagcctcagtgtactcaggagtgttcacacagatctttaaagaggagagaggactgtaccaggacaaggtgttctgcttcgtccatctgagtgttcaggagtttctggctgcattTTATGTacattgtattttcagttttggaATTGATCTGCTGTCTAAACCACAATCAGTTTATACACCCACAGCTTTCTACCAGAGTGCTGTGGACAATGCCTTacagagtccaaatggacacctggaTTTATTCCTCCGCTTCCTCCTTGGTCTTTCACTGCAGACCAATCAGACTCTCCTACGAGGCCTGCTGACCCAGACAGGAAGTAGATCAAAGAAcaatcaggaaacagtccagtacatcaagaagaagatcagtgagaatctgtctgcagagaaaagcatcaacctgttccactctctgaatgaactgaatgatggttCTCTAGTGGAGGAGATCCAACAGTCCCTGAGATCAGGACgtctctccacagataaactgtctcctgctcagtggtcagctctggtcttcattttactgtcatcagaaaaagatttggacgtgtttgacctgaagaaatactctccttcagaggaggctcttctgaggctgctgccagtggtcaaagcctccaacaaagctct actgagtgactgtaacctctcagagagaagctgtgaagctctgtcctcagttctcagctcccagtcctctagtctgagagaccTGGATgtgagtaacaatgacctgcaggattcaggagtgaagctgttgtctgctggactgaagcaacatcactgcagactggaaactctcag ACTGAGTGGCggtaacctctcagagagaagctgtgaagctgtgtcctcagttctcagctcccagtcctctagtctgagagaactggacctgagtaacaatgacctgcaggattcaggagtgaagctgttgtctgctggactgaagcaacatcactgcagactggaaactatcag tctgtcaggttgtctgatcacagaggaaggctgtgcttctctggcctcagctctgagctccaacccctcccatctgagagaactggatctgagctacaatcatccaggagactcaggagtgaagctgctgtctgctggactggaggatcctcactggagactggacactctcag gGTGGACCACTGTGGACCACAGAGACTGAAACCTGGTCTgaggaagt atgccTGTGAACTGGAACTGGACCCAAACACGGTAAACAGAAAcctacaactgtctgacaacaacaggaaggtgacacatGTGTGGGAGGATCagtcatatcctgatcatccagacagatttgacttctggcctcagctgctgtgtagaaatgttctgactggtcgctgttactgggaggtcgagtggagagaaagagttgatatatcagtgagttacagaagAATCAGAAGGAAAGGAAACCGTGAagactgtgtgtttggatggaACAATCAGTCCTGGAGTCTGTTCTGCTCTGATAAAGGTTTCTCTGTCAgccacaataaaagaaaaacatccatctcctcatcctctgtctctcacagagtagcagtgtatgtggactgtcctgctggctctctgtccttctacagtgtctcctctgacaaactgatccacctccacaccttcaacaccacattcactgaatCTCTGTATCCTGGGTTCTGGATCTGGCCTGGTTCCTCAttgtctctgtgcagtgtgtag